A section of the Microcoleus sp. FACHB-831 genome encodes:
- the acnB gene encoding bifunctional aconitate hydratase 2/2-methylisocitrate dehydratase, with protein MLESYRQHVAERASAGIPPLPLDAQQTSQLCELLKNPPAGEEETLLALLRDRVSPGVDPAAYVKAGFLTAIAKGETTSPLISPTYAIELLGTMVGGYNVQSLIDLLKSDDETLASAATTALSKIMLVYDAFNDVDELAKTNAHAKQVMESWAAADWFTSRPTLPQTITVTVFKVPGETNTDDLSPAQHATTRPDIPLHALAMLESKQPGSIETIAELKKKGHPVAYVGDVVGTGSSRKSAINSVLWHIGNDIPFVPNKRAGGYILGSAIAPIFFNTAEDAGALPIQCDVTKMETGMVITIHPYKGEITNEAGEVISTFSLKPDTIIDEVRAGGRIPLLIGRSLTDKSRVALGLEATPLFIRPRPPIDTGKGYSLAQKMVGKACGLAGVRPGTSCEPIMTTVGSQDTTGPMTRDELTELACLGFSSDLVMQSFCHTAAYPKPVDIKTHKELPDFMAQRGGVALRPGDGIIHSWLNRMLLPDTVGTGGDSHTRFPLGISFPAGSGLVAFAAALGVMPLDMPESVLVRFTGELQPGITLRDIVNAIPYVAIQKGLLTVEKQNKKNIFSGRIMEIEGLPDLKVEQAFEFTDASAERSCAGSTIKLSMETVSEYLRSNVALMKNMAARGYADARTIMRRVAKMEEWLANPVLMEADADAEYAEIIEIDLNDIKEPIVAAPNDPDNVKLLSEVENDPVQEVFVGSCMTNIGHYRATAKVLEGESAVKTRLWICPPTRMDEHQLKEEGVYGVFDTAGARTEMPGCSLCMGNQARVKDATTVFSTSTRNFNNRMGKDARVYLGSAELAAVCAMLGRIPTVQEYMDIVAKKIQPFAGDLYRYLNFDQIAGFEDEGRVISLEDMPKIEDILGIPSGALR; from the coding sequence ATGCTTGAATCTTATCGTCAACACGTCGCCGAACGTGCGTCGGCTGGAATTCCCCCCCTACCTTTAGATGCCCAGCAGACATCGCAACTGTGCGAATTGCTAAAAAATCCGCCCGCAGGTGAAGAAGAAACATTATTGGCATTGTTGCGCGATCGCGTTTCCCCAGGAGTCGATCCCGCCGCATATGTAAAAGCTGGATTTCTGACTGCGATCGCTAAAGGCGAAACCACCAGCCCCCTAATTTCACCTACCTACGCCATCGAGTTGCTAGGAACAATGGTAGGCGGCTACAACGTGCAATCGTTGATAGATTTGCTCAAATCTGACGATGAAACATTGGCATCAGCGGCGACAACTGCGTTAAGCAAAATCATGCTGGTATACGATGCCTTCAACGATGTAGACGAATTAGCCAAAACTAACGCCCACGCGAAGCAAGTAATGGAGTCTTGGGCGGCGGCTGATTGGTTCACCTCTCGCCCCACCTTGCCGCAAACCATTACCGTGACGGTGTTTAAGGTTCCGGGAGAGACGAACACAGACGATTTATCCCCCGCACAACACGCCACAACACGCCCGGATATTCCCTTACACGCCTTGGCAATGCTGGAATCCAAGCAACCGGGAAGCATAGAAACCATTGCTGAGTTGAAGAAAAAAGGTCATCCCGTCGCTTATGTAGGGGATGTGGTGGGGACTGGTTCATCGCGCAAATCTGCGATTAACTCAGTTTTGTGGCATATTGGCAACGACATACCCTTCGTGCCGAACAAAAGGGCAGGGGGATATATATTAGGGAGTGCGATCGCGCCCATCTTCTTCAACACCGCAGAAGATGCAGGTGCTTTGCCCATCCAGTGCGATGTCACGAAGATGGAAACGGGAATGGTAATCACCATCCATCCATATAAAGGAGAAATTACCAACGAAGCAGGCGAAGTAATATCCACCTTCAGCCTCAAACCCGACACCATCATCGATGAAGTACGCGCAGGCGGACGCATCCCCCTACTTATCGGACGCAGCCTCACAGATAAAAGCCGAGTTGCCCTTGGCTTAGAAGCTACCCCCCTCTTCATCCGTCCTCGCCCACCCATCGACACGGGCAAAGGCTACAGCTTGGCACAAAAAATGGTCGGCAAAGCTTGCGGCTTAGCGGGTGTTCGTCCCGGTACTTCGTGCGAACCGATTATGACAACTGTCGGTTCCCAAGATACCACAGGCCCGATGACGCGGGATGAACTAACAGAACTCGCCTGTCTGGGTTTCAGTTCTGACTTGGTGATGCAGAGTTTCTGTCACACCGCAGCTTATCCCAAGCCAGTTGATATCAAAACTCACAAAGAATTGCCGGACTTCATGGCGCAGCGCGGCGGCGTCGCTTTGCGTCCCGGCGATGGCATTATCCACTCTTGGCTGAACAGAATGTTGCTACCGGATACGGTAGGAACTGGCGGCGATTCGCACACTCGTTTCCCCTTGGGAATATCCTTCCCAGCAGGTTCAGGTTTAGTTGCATTTGCTGCTGCTTTGGGTGTAATGCCTTTGGATATGCCCGAATCAGTTTTAGTGCGGTTCACAGGTGAATTGCAACCCGGTATCACGCTGCGGGATATCGTAAATGCGATTCCTTATGTTGCCATCCAAAAAGGTCTTTTGACTGTCGAGAAACAGAACAAGAAAAACATCTTTTCTGGGCGAATCATGGAAATTGAAGGCTTGCCAGATTTGAAAGTTGAGCAAGCTTTTGAATTTACCGATGCTAGTGCTGAACGTTCTTGTGCAGGTAGCACAATTAAACTCAGTATGGAGACAGTTTCCGAGTATCTACGTTCCAACGTTGCGCTGATGAAAAACATGGCAGCACGGGGCTATGCCGATGCGCGTACCATTATGCGCCGCGTCGCGAAAATGGAGGAATGGTTAGCGAATCCTGTATTAATGGAAGCTGACGCAGATGCGGAATATGCAGAAATAATTGAAATCGATTTGAACGATATCAAGGAACCGATTGTTGCTGCACCGAATGACCCCGATAATGTTAAGTTGCTGTCTGAGGTTGAGAATGACCCCGTGCAGGAAGTATTCGTCGGTTCTTGCATGACTAATATCGGTCACTATCGCGCCACTGCGAAGGTGTTGGAAGGCGAATCAGCAGTTAAAACTCGCCTATGGATTTGTCCCCCAACGCGAATGGATGAACATCAACTAAAAGAAGAAGGTGTTTATGGCGTATTTGATACCGCAGGTGCGCGTACAGAGATGCCGGGATGCAGTCTCTGCATGGGCAATCAAGCGCGTGTAAAGGATGCAACGACGGTGTTTTCTACTTCTACTCGCAACTTCAACAACCGCATGGGTAAAGATGCGCGAGTTTATCTTGGTTCGGCTGAATTAGCGGCGGTTTGTGCGATGTTAGGTCGGATTCCCACAGTGCAAGAATATATGGACATTGTGGCGAAGAAGATCCAGCCTTTTGCTGGCGATTTGTATCGCTATTTGAACTTCGATCAAATTGCTGGTTTTGAGGATGAAGGCCGCGTGATTTCCTTAGAAGATATGCCCAAGATTGAAGATATTTTGGGTATTCCATCTGGTGCGCTTCGCTAG
- a CDS encoding Coq4 family protein — protein sequence MDTVATVKQEWQTQALEIFMQLVGAPDGDLGKVGRLSNTINDDYSLKLMVEFLSRTTQGRRAFQERPRLGKVDLQELHQLPENTLGYAYSHHMIENNLTPFQLGETEDDYSFLLVHIVETHDIWHAVTGCDTKIIGEIELQAFYAAQHYASRFWLALLAKNLLKAAIDDIEVGEQYMDALTGGWLRGKQARPLFGIDWKALWETPLENLRTEFNLNRPM from the coding sequence ATGGATACTGTCGCAACCGTGAAACAGGAATGGCAGACGCAGGCGCTTGAAATTTTTATGCAGCTTGTAGGCGCTCCTGATGGAGACTTAGGAAAAGTCGGTCGTCTTTCCAATACTATCAACGATGATTACAGCTTAAAACTAATGGTGGAGTTTCTCTCGCGCACTACGCAAGGAAGACGTGCATTTCAGGAGCGTCCGCGCCTGGGTAAAGTCGATCTGCAAGAACTACATCAGTTACCAGAAAATACGCTGGGATATGCTTACTCGCATCACATGATCGAGAACAATTTAACTCCATTCCAACTAGGTGAGACTGAGGATGATTATTCCTTTTTGCTTGTGCATATAGTTGAAACCCATGACATCTGGCACGCAGTCACAGGTTGTGACACGAAAATAATAGGAGAGATCGAGCTACAGGCATTTTATGCTGCACAGCATTATGCTAGTCGTTTCTGGTTGGCACTGCTTGCTAAAAATTTGCTGAAAGCGGCGATCGATGATATTGAAGTCGGCGAACAGTATATGGATGCGCTGACTGGGGGCTGGTTGCGGGGAAAACAAGCGCGTCCCCTGTTTGGCATCGACTGGAAAGCCTTATGGGAAACGCCCCTGGAAAACCTGCGTACTGAGTTTAACCTCAATCGACCGATGTGA
- a CDS encoding Nif11-like leader peptide family natural product precursor, whose amino-acid sequence MSKQSANQFLEAAAQDTDLREKFQAADEPQQFIEVASDLGYSFTTEELKDVVTEHSKGVKMRRKTGVWPWLRTVRWM is encoded by the coding sequence ATGTCTAAACAAAGTGCTAATCAATTTTTAGAAGCTGCTGCTCAAGATACGGATTTAAGAGAAAAATTCCAAGCAGCAGACGAACCCCAGCAATTTATAGAAGTTGCCTCTGATTTGGGCTACAGCTTTACAACTGAGGAGTTAAAGGATGTAGTCACAGAACATAGTAAAGGGGTGAAAATGAGAAGGAAAACAGGGGTTTGGCCTTGGCTGCGGACTGTGCGCTGGATGTAG
- a CDS encoding DNA cytosine methyltransferase, producing MQQLSLPLNLPGIYPEKVVWFQEILRSLGVRRSSNWPDRFGLSLRSWLAKQRHPPIKTLSLFAGGGGLDIAFHDAGFDIIEMVEFEAKYVQTLKKNCQPGKRLENSKPICIDIREFFPSPEINVDFIIGGPPCQTFSAAGRRAAGVAGTNDSRGKLFQEYVRLVKTLQPKGFLFENVYGITGAQKGEAWKEIQNAFKEAGYTIYVRILDAADYGVPQHRERLFIVGLKSGNYLFPYPTHGPDSPDQEPFYSAAEAVQGADTSDVEPGIGGRYGHLLTNIPPGLNYSFYTEEMGHPNPVFSWRSKFSDFLYKADPQMPVRTIKAQGGQYTGPFSWENRKFSVAEFKRLQTIPDDYEIVGNRQVCIEQIGNSVPPQLGRILALSILDQVMGVALPFTIHYLAPEKQLGFRKRKRQISERYAQKAKAAISNLRMTGQLFSMPAVSCLSQGQVVKFLSNDFAWCEKEVPNSSAIYLKYDLNPSCWMIEAQLEEKGQEENQFVIDIYPSWGHDEWKLNTRSVKLCAKNLDKQLFTALWKAFEEKLIEITGKADLVQLSGYYQYTPRINGVLTFHPKLKVDMFWRVVQCVVRGIGVATQLSEQAIALLWGVSAEEVFSYLQYLRSMGYEVRNHNTNPQITKGEYLIPYAFPTLTPRSVQLRKSLG from the coding sequence ATGCAACAGCTATCCCTCCCTTTGAATTTACCTGGTATCTATCCTGAAAAAGTTGTCTGGTTTCAGGAAATATTGCGATCGCTTGGTGTTAGGCGTAGCTCAAATTGGCCAGATCGATTTGGCTTATCTCTTCGCAGCTGGCTGGCTAAACAGCGTCATCCTCCCATCAAAACTCTAAGCTTATTCGCTGGTGGCGGTGGCCTTGATATCGCATTCCATGATGCTGGCTTCGACATTATTGAAATGGTGGAGTTTGAAGCCAAGTACGTCCAGACCTTAAAAAAAAATTGCCAACCTGGGAAGCGGTTAGAAAACTCCAAACCAATCTGCATAGATATTAGAGAATTTTTTCCGAGTCCCGAAATAAACGTAGACTTTATCATTGGTGGGCCACCCTGCCAAACTTTCTCTGCGGCAGGCCGTAGAGCAGCGGGAGTTGCAGGAACCAATGATTCCAGAGGTAAGCTCTTTCAGGAGTATGTCCGTTTAGTAAAGACACTACAGCCAAAAGGATTCCTTTTTGAAAATGTATATGGAATTACGGGAGCGCAGAAGGGAGAAGCTTGGAAAGAAATTCAAAATGCTTTTAAAGAAGCAGGCTACACAATTTATGTTCGCATTCTCGATGCAGCTGATTATGGAGTACCTCAGCATCGAGAACGTTTATTTATTGTTGGATTGAAGTCAGGTAATTATTTATTTCCCTATCCAACTCATGGCCCTGATTCTCCTGACCAAGAACCGTTTTATTCAGCTGCCGAAGCAGTTCAAGGCGCTGACACATCCGATGTAGAGCCAGGTATTGGAGGAAGGTACGGGCACCTTCTTACAAATATACCACCCGGCCTAAATTACAGCTTTTATACAGAGGAAATGGGTCATCCCAACCCAGTTTTTAGCTGGCGATCAAAGTTTTCTGACTTTCTTTACAAAGCTGACCCACAGATGCCAGTGCGGACTATTAAAGCACAAGGCGGACAATACACTGGCCCCTTCAGTTGGGAAAACCGCAAATTTTCTGTTGCAGAGTTCAAGAGACTACAAACAATTCCTGACGATTATGAAATTGTGGGAAATCGCCAAGTTTGTATAGAACAGATTGGGAATTCGGTACCGCCACAATTGGGTAGAATTTTAGCTCTTAGTATTTTGGATCAAGTTATGGGTGTTGCGCTACCGTTTACCATACACTATTTGGCACCTGAAAAGCAGCTGGGATTTAGAAAGCGCAAGCGTCAAATAAGTGAAAGATACGCTCAGAAGGCTAAAGCTGCAATTTCAAATTTACGCATGACTGGACAACTATTTTCAATGCCAGCAGTTAGTTGTCTTAGTCAAGGGCAGGTAGTCAAATTTTTGTCAAATGATTTTGCCTGGTGTGAAAAAGAAGTTCCTAACAGTTCAGCAATTTATCTCAAGTATGATTTGAATCCCTCTTGCTGGATGATAGAAGCACAGCTTGAAGAGAAAGGCCAAGAAGAAAATCAATTTGTAATTGATATATATCCATCTTGGGGGCACGATGAATGGAAGTTGAACACTAGGAGCGTAAAGCTATGCGCTAAAAATTTAGACAAACAGTTGTTTACAGCACTGTGGAAAGCATTCGAGGAAAAACTTATTGAGATTACAGGTAAGGCGGATTTGGTTCAGCTTTCTGGTTATTATCAGTACACCCCCCGGATTAATGGGGTTCTAACTTTTCATCCTAAATTAAAAGTGGATATGTTTTGGCGTGTTGTTCAATGCGTGGTTAGGGGGATAGGAGTAGCAACCCAACTATCAGAACAAGCGATCGCATTGCTATGGGGAGTTAGTGCAGAAGAGGTATTTTCTTACCTCCAGTATTTACGCAGCATGGGTTACGAAGTCAGAAACCACAACACAAATCCTCAAATAACTAAAGGCGAGTATCTCATTCCCTATGCGTTTCCAACGCTAACACCCAGAAGCGTACAACTTCGCAAAAGCTTAGGATAA
- a CDS encoding DMT family transporter: MLLLTNLLDFWITNFKGELAAVSAAFLWAMGAVVWSRVGQRIPPLELNLIKGGIAIALLILTLLLQGQLLPDINPTALLLLMLSGVVGIGFGDTAYFSALNCLGARKTLLIETLAPPLTAVLALIFLQEQLTSGAWCGILLTILGVAWVITERTPGSTGDTTHQLRGIGWALLAAAGQAIGAVLSRAALTQSSISSLWSTLVRLSAGEVILLLLILLGRRQVSNLLKPLQSWKLLGAIAITAFASTYLGIWLQQTSLKFAPAGIAQTLSATSPLFVLPIALWMGEKIGFRAILGVFVTLGGVALLFSWR; encoded by the coding sequence ATGTTATTGTTAACAAACTTATTAGACTTCTGGATTACAAATTTTAAAGGGGAGCTGGCGGCTGTGAGTGCCGCCTTTTTGTGGGCAATGGGTGCTGTGGTATGGTCGAGGGTAGGTCAGCGCATCCCGCCTCTAGAGCTGAATTTGATTAAGGGGGGAATAGCGATCGCCCTACTCATTCTCACCCTGCTTTTGCAAGGTCAGCTTTTGCCTGATATCAACCCAACTGCACTCTTGTTGTTGATGCTTAGTGGAGTTGTTGGCATTGGTTTTGGAGATACCGCTTATTTTTCAGCTCTTAATTGCTTAGGTGCGCGGAAGACTTTGCTGATAGAAACTCTCGCTCCACCTCTAACAGCAGTGCTAGCATTAATATTCTTACAAGAACAACTAACCTCTGGCGCTTGGTGCGGCATATTGTTAACCATTTTGGGCGTCGCTTGGGTAATAACAGAACGCACCCCAGGCTCAACTGGAGATACAACGCACCAACTGCGAGGAATCGGGTGGGCGCTACTAGCAGCGGCAGGACAAGCAATTGGTGCAGTGCTATCTCGTGCGGCGCTTACTCAGTCGAGTATAAGTTCTTTGTGGAGTACCTTAGTGCGCCTGTCAGCGGGAGAGGTAATATTGTTGTTGTTGATTTTGCTGGGACGGCGGCAAGTTAGCAACTTGCTCAAGCCTTTGCAGTCTTGGAAGTTATTAGGAGCGATCGCTATAACAGCCTTTGCTAGTACCTATCTGGGCATTTGGTTGCAACAAACTTCACTTAAATTCGCGCCTGCGGGGATTGCTCAAACTTTAAGTGCTACCAGCCCTTTGTTTGTGTTGCCAATTGCACTCTGGATGGGTGAAAAGATCGGTTTTAGGGCTATTTTGGGCGTTTTTGTGACGTTGGGTGGGGTGGCGCTGTTGTTTAGCTGGCGTTAA
- a CDS encoding DUF4278 domain-containing protein: MKLSFRGSSCEDNPPMLEVRESDIVGKGVRNSTYSYLRHIPTPQPTVNLKNERGIAFRTAQSVAVEPTIPEELAVERRLIASFQSQRKSVTDKTCQKTLDEADKNHIANICRSLEHRLQVAKAKGDTNLLRLLEAESAQISFCKL; encoded by the coding sequence ATGAAACTTTCTTTTAGAGGTAGCAGCTGCGAGGACAACCCACCCATGCTGGAAGTTCGGGAAAGCGACATCGTGGGCAAGGGGGTTAGAAATAGCACATATAGCTATCTCAGACATATTCCCACACCCCAACCAACCGTAAACTTGAAGAACGAGCGTGGTATTGCCTTTCGCACTGCACAATCGGTAGCTGTAGAGCCAACCATACCAGAGGAACTGGCAGTAGAGAGACGATTAATCGCGTCTTTCCAAAGTCAGAGGAAATCAGTCACAGATAAAACCTGTCAGAAAACTCTGGATGAGGCAGATAAAAATCACATCGCTAATATCTGCCGCAGCCTGGAACATCGCCTACAGGTAGCCAAAGCCAAAGGAGATACAAATTTGCTGCGTCTTCTGGAAGCAGAGTCAGCGCAAATATCCTTTTGCAAACTGTAG
- a CDS encoding DUF1802 family protein, translated as MPSVNSVNIDTAIRLPAPDIEALIQGRAIAAMPRLDIGGRQFALYPGDASINLLLTEQHYRPNFLSIAQTAFTQLNPETTTIKAWAKCELCQILDGREDLDALSQLTIWKKEALEKILSQFPYIFLAHLRVYLLSQPLEIPAKNQGRFVALPHPLSVTDDSPVLSDRTFNQRRHQLENRLPPQHPELEELQGAIAQLTITNPAAKELDRDIKIFLGWGSDEPAKQLDRDWSWIEKIAEIGNSSDGHTFEKLVRRGLLKLGFSGSGIDPESMGGAGGMDFYCESPYPMVGECKATKTEKVPDGTPAQLLKIGMNHLGKAQYDRSIKLIVAAGELNFYANRTATENQMNVIRPETLQRLVEVQAQQKNSINLLELKQCLQQEPFGLADDKVNTYIDNVWKNIRLRSHLVQLVKNYVKNTGLDNAGVEALHGAYFGSNPPQPLKTEEMHEILIELSSPLTGYLGRIKGSDWRSDRFYFLRDLSQDT; from the coding sequence ATGCCGTCAGTTAATTCGGTAAACATTGATACTGCTATAAGACTACCCGCGCCAGACATTGAAGCGTTAATTCAAGGGCGAGCGATCGCAGCTATGCCTCGGCTCGATATCGGGGGGCGACAATTTGCTCTATACCCAGGTGATGCATCTATTAACTTACTACTAACTGAGCAACACTATCGACCGAATTTTTTGTCTATTGCTCAAACTGCATTTACTCAGTTAAATCCTGAAACAACCACAATTAAAGCTTGGGCTAAATGTGAACTCTGCCAAATACTAGATGGTAGAGAAGATTTAGATGCTTTGTCACAGTTAACAATCTGGAAAAAAGAGGCGTTAGAAAAAATTTTATCGCAATTTCCTTATATTTTTTTGGCACATTTACGAGTTTATCTGTTATCTCAACCATTGGAAATACCAGCCAAGAATCAAGGTCGATTTGTGGCTTTACCTCATCCTCTGAGCGTTACAGATGATTCGCCAGTGTTGAGCGATCGCACTTTCAACCAACGCCGCCATCAGCTAGAAAATAGACTCCCACCGCAGCATCCAGAATTAGAAGAATTGCAAGGTGCGATCGCGCAACTTACCATCACCAACCCAGCAGCTAAAGAACTGGATCGGGACATTAAAATATTTCTAGGTTGGGGTAGTGATGAACCTGCAAAGCAACTCGATCGAGATTGGTCTTGGATCGAGAAAATTGCAGAAATAGGAAATTCTAGCGACGGTCATACTTTTGAAAAACTGGTGCGTAGAGGATTACTTAAGTTAGGCTTCAGTGGTTCTGGTATAGATCCAGAATCAATGGGTGGAGCCGGAGGGATGGATTTCTACTGTGAAAGTCCTTACCCAATGGTGGGAGAGTGCAAGGCGACTAAAACAGAGAAAGTTCCTGATGGAACCCCTGCACAACTCCTAAAAATTGGTATGAACCATCTAGGTAAAGCTCAATATGACCGTTCAATTAAATTAATTGTAGCGGCTGGAGAGTTAAATTTTTATGCCAATAGAACCGCTACTGAAAATCAAATGAATGTCATTAGACCCGAAACACTACAAAGATTAGTTGAAGTGCAAGCACAGCAGAAAAACTCTATAAACTTATTAGAGCTAAAACAGTGTTTGCAGCAAGAACCGTTTGGCTTGGCTGACGATAAAGTTAATACTTATATTGACAATGTATGGAAAAATATTAGGCTGCGATCGCACCTCGTCCAGCTTGTAAAAAATTACGTGAAAAACACAGGTTTAGATAATGCTGGAGTTGAAGCTTTACATGGCGCATATTTTGGCTCCAATCCACCTCAGCCGTTAAAAACTGAGGAAATGCACGAAATTTTGATCGAGCTTTCCTCGCCTTTAACGGGATACTTGGGACGAATTAAGGGAAGTGATTGGAGGAGCGATCGCTTTTATTTCTTGCGCGACTTATCGCAGGATACTTGA
- a CDS encoding Uma2 family endonuclease, with amino-acid sequence MSTMQTKLPTDTWVVATWDEFIQTIEDPAYQKTKGYYYNGKMRIETIPVSPDHAKDNGIIAIAVTLFAACKGILLNCLDNCTYRKTGVRECQPDVSYYIGERAQMVPTGTAIANLDNTPAPDLAIEIADSSLADDKGEKRLLYEDIKIAEYWIVDVQKAEIIAFEIIPTGGSRRITESQILPGLQMAVLEETLRRSRQMAHSQVVHWLLTQFQL; translated from the coding sequence ATGAGTACCATGCAGACAAAACTACCGACCGATACTTGGGTTGTAGCGACATGGGACGAATTTATCCAAACCATTGAAGACCCCGCCTATCAAAAAACGAAAGGCTACTACTACAATGGCAAAATGAGGATTGAAACTATACCAGTCAGTCCCGATCATGCAAAAGATAATGGGATTATTGCTATTGCTGTCACCTTATTCGCCGCTTGCAAAGGCATTTTACTGAATTGCTTGGATAACTGTACCTACCGTAAAACAGGCGTTCGGGAGTGTCAGCCCGATGTATCTTATTACATCGGAGAACGGGCGCAAATGGTACCGACAGGAACCGCGATCGCTAATCTTGATAATACCCCAGCGCCAGACTTAGCTATCGAGATTGCTGATAGTAGCCTAGCTGATGATAAAGGCGAAAAACGGTTGCTTTATGAAGATATAAAAATAGCAGAATACTGGATAGTTGATGTGCAGAAAGCAGAGATAATTGCTTTTGAAATTATCCCCACTGGCGGTAGTAGAAGGATTACTGAATCTCAAATATTGCCAGGTTTACAGATGGCAGTATTAGAAGAAACTTTGCGGCGCAGTCGCCAAATGGCACACTCTCAAGTTGTGCATTGGTTATTAACTCAATTTCAACTATAA
- a CDS encoding DUF4388 domain-containing protein, protein MVLTGCLTELSLPEIFWLLEQGRQTGLLTLSTTQKPDTDKEKFHYIWLHQGRIVAASNNLECQGLLSEIGQKGWASKEVADQICQLCPSNTPIGDYLRVEGVLNSLQLQQLFAQQVKQPVYALFELANASFKFEPKAALPWAEMTGLSISTVEVTLQGLRALTDWSHLKHKFSDLNSALLTSRSKPSYLQFEPLEWRVWEFADGTVDLEAIARALGLPSQKVQQIAFRLIVVGLAKEVEQDIVPRKPQPAEKQNLRSTESAKNPKHSSAFVQNLITILRQQA, encoded by the coding sequence ATGGTACTCACAGGTTGTTTGACAGAACTATCATTACCAGAAATTTTTTGGTTATTAGAGCAAGGAAGACAAACCGGATTGCTCACCCTTAGCACTACGCAAAAACCTGATACCGATAAGGAAAAGTTTCACTACATCTGGCTGCATCAGGGTCGTATTGTGGCGGCTTCCAACAATCTAGAGTGCCAAGGATTGCTATCAGAGATTGGCCAAAAGGGATGGGCGAGTAAGGAAGTTGCAGATCAAATATGTCAGTTGTGTCCAAGCAATACGCCCATAGGTGATTATCTGAGAGTTGAAGGAGTGCTGAATAGCTTGCAGTTGCAACAGTTGTTTGCACAACAAGTAAAGCAGCCAGTATATGCCTTGTTTGAACTCGCCAACGCCTCATTTAAATTTGAGCCTAAAGCAGCCTTACCCTGGGCAGAAATGACGGGTTTGAGCATAAGTACTGTTGAGGTGACACTACAGGGTTTACGGGCGCTTACCGACTGGAGCCACCTAAAACACAAGTTTTCTGACCTTAATTCTGCCTTGTTGACCAGCCGTAGCAAACCCTCATATTTACAGTTTGAACCCTTGGAGTGGCGAGTTTGGGAATTTGCAGACGGGACGGTTGACTTGGAGGCGATCGCCCGCGCACTAGGACTCCCCTCACAAAAAGTCCAGCAGATTGCTTTCCGACTCATTGTTGTAGGTTTGGCAAAAGAAGTAGAACAAGATATCGTGCCACGAAAACCCCAACCAGCCGAAAAGCAAAATCTGCGCTCCACAGAATCTGCCAAAAATCCTAAACATAGTTCGGCTTTTGTGCAAAACCTAATTACTATCTTGCGACAACAAGCCTAA
- a CDS encoding phosphomannose isomerase type II C-terminal cupin domain — MSQDRNNNYQSDASEAVTEDGEPLRIRPWGKVTLLEESPRYRINRIEVNPGHHISTQMHYHRSEHWIVVAGTAKVICDGKETTLIPKQSTYVPMNTPHRVENPGVIPLVMIEVQNGEYLGEDDIIRFPHDS; from the coding sequence ATGAGCCAAGATCGCAATAATAACTATCAGTCCGATGCATCCGAAGCTGTGACTGAGGATGGAGAACCTTTGCGGATACGACCTTGGGGCAAAGTAACACTTTTAGAAGAAAGCCCGCGTTACAGGATTAATCGCATAGAGGTCAACCCAGGCCATCACATCAGCACCCAAATGCATTATCATCGCAGCGAACACTGGATTGTAGTCGCGGGCACAGCTAAGGTCATTTGTGATGGAAAGGAGACAACATTGATCCCAAAACAGTCAACCTACGTTCCAATGAACACCCCTCATAGGGTAGAAAATCCAGGCGTAATTCCTCTAGTGATGATTGAAGTACAAAATGGGGAGTACCTTGGGGAGGATGACATTATCCGTTTCCCACACGATTCGTAA